From the Cyclopterus lumpus isolate fCycLum1 chromosome 25, fCycLum1.pri, whole genome shotgun sequence genome, one window contains:
- the cep76 gene encoding centrosomal protein of 76 kDa: protein MSLPPEKASELKQIIHDHLLKMDIHGRIREVLAETVRNDQGGAHRALSETDFLHALQRRGIIEDVMKDLHFTQEGPTDAETGSPPKPATHFVDKNITLLQKTDIDPSRRHLYVQVLGGKAFLEHLQEPEPLPGQVCSTLTLYLHFRNQRFRSKPVPCACEPDLKEGFLLEVYRDGTGGCGKMADATAMLSLCDPVHLVLIRTDTSGETALVSSYFLDWRAVLGSPSGKTCFAVELMGVGSECKVPAGVLTVSLELFPPLTETLSAAVVSTQQSLERQRTAEKERLFLVYAKQWWREFLEIRPSNQSKMVKIFAQDENGVNRPTCAYVRVLRAGRLLESPRQAARFVSLLAHEKAPVVGGGGKQEQWCTLMAFLCRGKGDCEDHAALLCSLLLGFGLDAYVCVGTKAKGAPHTWVLTRGTDGSITFWESLTAHRYLHRAIDPDAPPLAPQPKPSSPYRTVGCVFNQQSFLANGQPSDAVELCVFDFQNQSRWKAMSEEALKSVCAPGSTASLPPLPPLCAPSLDPAAASNQLELEMRFLVSEHRKDLELATVWDDHLSYLLSSALSAYELERCTGVSCGNEEFQDAVRRAVPDGHTFKGFPIHFLHRNARRAFATCLRSVFCEEIVCCRGDHVRLAVRVRVFAYPENACAVWLMFACKYRSVL from the exons ATGTCTCTGCCTCCAGAGAAAGCTTCCGAGCTGAAGCAGATTATTCACGACCATCTGCTCAAG ATGGACATCCACGGGAGGATCCGAGAGGTGCTGGCCGAGACTGTGAGGAACGACCAGGGGGGGGCACATCGAGCCCTGTCTGAGACGGATTTCCTCCACGCTCTGCAGCGCCGGGGCATCATAGAGGATGTGATGAAGGACCTACACTTTACGCAG GAAGGCCCAACCGATGCAGAAACGGGCTCCCCTCCAAAGCCTGCTACTCACTTTGTGGACAAGAATATTACTCTGCTGCAAAAAA CTGATATTGACCCGTCCAGACGGCACTTATATGTCCAAGTGCTTGGAGGAAAGGCCTTTCTGGAGCACCTCCAGGAGCCAGAGCCTTTACCTGGTCAGGTGTGCTCTACGTTGACGCTCTACCTGCACTTCCGCAACCAGAGGTTCCGCTCAAAGCCGGTGCCCTGCGCCTGCGAACCTGACCTGAAGGAGGGTTTCCTCCTCGAGGTCTACAGAGACGGCACAG GCGGGTGCGGCAAAATGGCAGACGCAACCGCCATGCTGTCCCTGTGTGACCCGGTTCACTTGGTGCTGATCAGGACAGACACCTCCGGCGAGACGGCGCTGGTCTCGTCCTACTTCTTGGACTGGAGGGCGGTCCTCGGCTCGCCCAGCGGGAAGACCTGCTTTGCCGTGGAGCTGATGGGAGTTG GAAGTGAATGTAAAGTCCCGGCTGGTGTCCTGACCGTCAGTCTGGAGCTCTTCCCTCCTCTCACAGAGACTCTGAGCGCCGCCGTCGTCAGCACACAG CAATCGCTGGAGAGGCAGAGGACGGCAGAGAAGGAGAGGCTCTTCCTGGTGTATGCCAAACAGTGGTGGAGGGAGTTCCTTGAGATACGTCCATCCAACCAATCCAAAATGGTCAAGATCTTTGCCCAG GACGAGAACGGCGTGAACAGGCCGAcgtgtgcgtacgtgcgtgtCCTGCGGGCGGGGCGGCTGCTGGAGAGCCCCCGACAGGCGGCCCGCTTCGTCAGCCTGCTGGCCCACGAGAAGGCCCCggtggtgggaggaggaggcaagCAGGAGCAGTGGTGCACTTTAATGGCTTTCCTGTGTAGAGGGAAG GGGGACTGCGAGGACCACGCCGCCCTGCTGTGCAGCCTGCTGCTGGGCTTCGGCCTGGATGCCTACGTGTGCGTGGGCACCAAAGCCAAGGGAGCGCCGCACACCTGGGTCCTGACCCGCGGCACCGATGGGAGCATCACCTTCTGGGAGAGTCTGACGGCACacag ATACCTGCACCGGGCCATAGACCCGGACGCCCCCCCCCTGGCCCCCCAGCCCAAACCCTCCTCCCCCTACCGCACTGTGGGCTGCGTCTTCAACCAGCAGAGCTTCCTGGCCAACGGGCAGCCCTCCGACGCTGTGGAGCTTTGCGTCTTTGACTTCCAG AATCAGTCTCGGTGGAAAGCGATGAGCGAAGAGGCTCTGAAGTCCGTTTGTGCCCCGGGCTCCACTGCCTCTCTGCCCCCTCTGCCTCCACTCTGTGCCCCGTCTCTGGATCCAGCTGCTGCCAGCAAccagctggagctggagatgCGCTTCCTGGTTTCCGAGCACAGGAAG GACCTGGAACTGGCGACCGTGTGGGACGACCACCTGTCCTACCTGCTCTCCTCGGCGCTGTCGGCCTACGAGCTGGAGCGCTGCACCGGCGTCTCCTGCGGCAACGAGGAGTTCCAGGACGCGGTGAGGAGGGCGGTGCCGGACGGGCACACCTTCAAAGGCTTCCCCATCCACTTCTTGCACCGCAATGCGCGCAGAGCCTTTGCCACCTGCCTCAG ATCTGTGTTCTGTGAGGAGATAGTGTGTTGCCGTGGCGACCACGTGAGGCTCGCGGTCCGCGTCCGCGTGTTTGCCTACCCGGAGAACGCCTGTGCCGTGTGGCTCATGTTTGCATGTAAATACCGCTCTGTGCTCTGA
- the ptpn2a gene encoding tyrosine-protein phosphatase non-receptor type 2a — MEAAFEEIDSSGRWQNLFNEIRNQASDYPYKVAKLPANRNLNRYRDVSPYDHSRVKLENSENDYINASLVMVEEAQRAYVLCQGPLRNTCGHFWLMIWEQCSKAVIMLNRVIEKGSEKCAQYWPTTEELQMSFTDTGFVVRLLSEEDQSYYTIRVLELQNTVTGESRELYHFHYTTWPDFGVPESPASFLNFLFKVRESGSLGPEHGPSVVHCSAGIGRSGTLALVDTCLVLMDRRKTPSSVDIQKVLLDMREYRMGLIQTPDQLRFSYMAVIEGAKLIPAPNKPREMSGDNLEPELPPPPPPPPPPPPTPPLPHLNDSMPNGQPGPRLEPQAATGGQLGAGEPGGPDHNVAEDSGLVRKRHREERIASTSQKVQQMKQRLSHSERKRDQWLYWRPILLNVGAGAAVAVGLLVCWMYAQ; from the exons ATGGAGGCAGCATTTGAGGAGATCGATTCGTCCGGGAGATGGCAGAACCTGTTCAAC GAGATCCGTAACCAAGCCAGTGACTATCCCTACAAAGTGGCCAAACTCCCAGCGAACCGGAATTTGAACCGCTACCGAGACGTCAGCCCAT ACGACCACAGTCGGGTCAAACTCGAAAACTCAGAAAATGACTACATCAACGCCAGTCTCGTCATGGTGGAAGAAGCCCAGAGAGCCTACGTTCTCTGCCAG GGGCCTTTGAGGAACACCTGTGGTCATTTCTGGCTGATGATTTGGGAGCAGTGTTCCAAAGCTGTTATAATGCTCAACAGAGTCATTGAAAAGGGATCT GAAAAGTGTGCACAGTACTGGCCCACCACGGAGGAGCTGCAGATGTCTTTCACGGACACGGGGTTCGTTGTCAGGCTGCTTTCAGAGGAGGACCAGTCCTATTACACCATCCGAGTGCTGGAACTGCAGAACACAGTG ACGGGGGAATCGAGGGAACTCTACCACTTTCACTACACCACGTGGCCTGACTTCGGCGTCCCGGAATCCCCGGCCTCCTTCCTCAACTTCCTCTTCAAGGTCCGGGAGTCTGGCTCGCTGGGACCGGAGCACGGGCCCTCGGTGGTGCACTGCAGCGCTGGGATCGGACGCTCGGGAACCCTGGCCCTGGTGGACACCTGCCTGGTGCTG ATGGACAGGAGGAAGACCCCGTCGTCGGTGGACATACAGAAGGTGCTGCTGGACATGAGGGAATACCGCATGGGCCTGATCCAGACCCCCGACCAGCTCCGCTTCTCCTACATGGCGGTCATCGAGGGAGCCAAGCTCATCCCGGCG CCGAACAAGCCGAGAGAGATGTCAGGAGACAACCTGGAGCCAGAGCtgccccctccaccaccacctccaccccctcctccaccaactCCACCCCTGCCTCACCTCAACGACAGCATGCCCAACGGTCAGCCAGGACCCCGTCTGGAGCCCCAGGCCGCCACGGGAGGTCAGCTGGGGGCAGGGGAGCCGGGCGGCCCGGACCACAACGTGGCAGAGGACTCGGGGCT TGTCAGAAAGCGACACCGCGAGGAGAGGATCGCCAGCACCTCGCAGAAGGTCCAGCAGATGAAACAGAGACTGAGCCACTCGGAGAGGAAACGAGACCAGTGGCTGTACTGGAGACCCATCCTGCTCAACGTCGGTGCCGGGGCGGCCGTGGCCGTGGGCCTGCTGGTGTGCTGGATGTACGCCCAGTGA
- the seh1l gene encoding nucleoporin SEH1 isoform X1, whose product MFVARSIAADHKDLIHDVSYDFHGRRMATCSSDQSVKVWDKSENGEWHCTASWKTHSGSVWRVTWAHPEFGQVLASCSFDRTAAVWEEIVGESNDKQRGLSHWIKRTTLVDSRTSVTDVKFAPKHMGLMLTTCSADGVVRIYEAPDVMNLSQWSLQHEISCKLSCSCISWNPSSSRAHQPMFAVGSDDSNVTYSGKVQIYEYNENTRKYAKAETLMTVTDAVHDIAFAPNLGRSFHVLAIATKDVRIFKLVPMRKESASTGPTKLEVQIVAQFDNHNSQVWRVSWNITSTLLASSGDDGCVRLWKANYMDNWKCTGILKGDGSPLTGSSGQPTAMSTVVGSSVQTSQNALNGMSAGRIGKRAPFAPPLRQLTSPKTYQHPAYY is encoded by the exons ATGTTTGTCGCGCGGAGCATTGCAGCAGACCACAAAGATCTGATTCATGACGTGTCGTACGACTTCCACGGCCGGAGAATGGCCACGTGCTCCAGCGACCAGAGTGTGAAG GTCTGGGATAAAAGCGAGAATGGAGAGTGGCACTGCACGGCCAGCTGGAAG acacacagcgGATCAGTGTGGAGAGTGACCTGGGCTCATCCAGAATTCGGGCAGGTTCTGGCCTCCTGCTCCTTCGACAGGACAGCTGCTGTGTGGGAAGAGATTGTAGGGGAGTCCAACGACAAGCAGAGAGGATTGAGCCACTGG ATCAAGAGGACCACGCTAGTAGACAGCAGAACCTCAGTGACCGATGTGAAGTTCGCCCCGAAACACATGGGCCTGATGTTGACCACCTGCTCCGCCGACGGAGTGGTGAGGATCTACGAGGCCCCCGACGTGATGAACCTGAGTCAGTGGTCCCTGCAGCACGAGATTTCGTGCAAGCTCAGCTGCAGCTGCATCTCTTGGAATCCCTCGAG CTCTCGTGCCCACCAGCCAATGTTTGCAGTGGGGAGCGACGACAGTAACGTGACGTACAGCGGGAAAGTCCAGATCTATGAGTATAATGAAAACACGAG GAAATATGCTAAAGCCGAGACTCTGATGACGGTCACCGACGCGGTCCATGACATCGCATTCGCCCCGAACCTGGGGAGGTCCTTCCACGTGCTCGCCATCGCAACGAAAGATGTTCGAATCTTTAAGCTCGTCCCCATGAG AAAGGAGAGCGCCTCTACGGGACCTACCAAGTTGGAGGTGCAGATTGTGGCTCAGTTCGACAACCACAACTCCCAGGTATGGCGTGTGAGCTGGAACATCACCAGCACCCTGCTGGCTTCTTCTGGTGATGACGGCTGTGTGCGCCTCTGGAAAG CAAACTACATGGACAACTGGAAGTGCACAGGCATCCTGAAGGGGGACGGCAGCCCACTCACCGGCTCCTCCGGTCAGCCCACAGCCATGAGCACCGTTGTGGGCTCCTCGGTCCAGACCTCCCAGAACGCCCTGAACGGGATGTCAGCAGGAAG GATTGGCAAGAGAGCTCCCTTTGCCCCTCCCCTGCGGCAGCTGACCTCTCCAAAGACATACCAGCATCCTGCGTATTACTAG
- the seh1l gene encoding nucleoporin SEH1 isoform X2 produces MFVARSIAADHKDLIHDVSYDFHGRRMATCSSDQSVKVWDKSENGEWHCTASWKTHSGSVWRVTWAHPEFGQVLASCSFDRTAAVWEEIVGESNDKQRGLSHWIKRTTLVDSRTSVTDVKFAPKHMGLMLTTCSADGVVRIYEAPDVMNLSQWSLQHEISCKLSCSCISWNPSSSRAHQPMFAVGSDDSNVTYSGKVQIYEYNENTRKYAKAETLMTVTDAVHDIAFAPNLGRSFHVLAIATKDVRIFKLVPMRKESASTGPTKLEVQIVAQFDNHNSQVWRVSWNITSTLLASSGDDGCVRLWKANYMDNWKCTGILKGDGSPLTGSSGQPTAMSTVVGSSVQTSQNALNGMSAGRYFFPPLDPPRAGTRYGHLLPPSSLIEHCDAEPTQPQQQAPPHRLYSRALLPLPEAEGL; encoded by the exons ATGTTTGTCGCGCGGAGCATTGCAGCAGACCACAAAGATCTGATTCATGACGTGTCGTACGACTTCCACGGCCGGAGAATGGCCACGTGCTCCAGCGACCAGAGTGTGAAG GTCTGGGATAAAAGCGAGAATGGAGAGTGGCACTGCACGGCCAGCTGGAAG acacacagcgGATCAGTGTGGAGAGTGACCTGGGCTCATCCAGAATTCGGGCAGGTTCTGGCCTCCTGCTCCTTCGACAGGACAGCTGCTGTGTGGGAAGAGATTGTAGGGGAGTCCAACGACAAGCAGAGAGGATTGAGCCACTGG ATCAAGAGGACCACGCTAGTAGACAGCAGAACCTCAGTGACCGATGTGAAGTTCGCCCCGAAACACATGGGCCTGATGTTGACCACCTGCTCCGCCGACGGAGTGGTGAGGATCTACGAGGCCCCCGACGTGATGAACCTGAGTCAGTGGTCCCTGCAGCACGAGATTTCGTGCAAGCTCAGCTGCAGCTGCATCTCTTGGAATCCCTCGAG CTCTCGTGCCCACCAGCCAATGTTTGCAGTGGGGAGCGACGACAGTAACGTGACGTACAGCGGGAAAGTCCAGATCTATGAGTATAATGAAAACACGAG GAAATATGCTAAAGCCGAGACTCTGATGACGGTCACCGACGCGGTCCATGACATCGCATTCGCCCCGAACCTGGGGAGGTCCTTCCACGTGCTCGCCATCGCAACGAAAGATGTTCGAATCTTTAAGCTCGTCCCCATGAG AAAGGAGAGCGCCTCTACGGGACCTACCAAGTTGGAGGTGCAGATTGTGGCTCAGTTCGACAACCACAACTCCCAGGTATGGCGTGTGAGCTGGAACATCACCAGCACCCTGCTGGCTTCTTCTGGTGATGACGGCTGTGTGCGCCTCTGGAAAG CAAACTACATGGACAACTGGAAGTGCACAGGCATCCTGAAGGGGGACGGCAGCCCACTCACCGGCTCCTCCGGTCAGCCCACAGCCATGAGCACCGTTGTGGGCTCCTCGGTCCAGACCTCCCAGAACGCCCTGAACGGGATGTCAGCAGGAAG GTATTTCTTCCCGCCTCTGGATCCTCCCAGAGCGGGGACCAGGTATGGTCACCTgctgcctccctcctctctcataGAGCACTGTGACGCTGAGCCCACTCAGCCTCAGCAGCAGGCTCCTCCCCACAGACTGTACTCTAGAGCACTGCTGCCCTTACCAGAGGCTGAGGGACTGTGA